A part of Streptomyces sp. DSM 40750 genomic DNA contains:
- a CDS encoding tetratricopeptide repeat protein: protein MSNPTYAAGPVVPKPTPAEGRAYDPLAVALGNASLLGVGYLLMRRWRLAVAAVAVIVVLVSRLVSTDEASYEIAVLVWWAAVIIHGWYLAGRGADRVAVRRQRLVAVGVTLPVLLTVGLLRYDASRIGQSVTDARERGDCARVLSAQDKARFGHRIADAPLAARGDEAVQACERLQTARTELTTALTGDTDALEDGFGTLASVLAEPGNDKTVETTLNGFLRGLPARDPCDTVTVTDWLRDRKHSDDVLDRTSDTVERTEPAALVGCGDDLMAEDSWEEARTHYNQLLDRYPDDGLADQAREGSRKATLSIELANVQDLLAGGSGSQPEYCSSPAKYSGAKPMGKGTNRALFYAYDEYNTDFSKQLPGSWKAGDAADAALVVCMGEQTYGSSVETCSYYKSGSSGASAYVTFHKIAVPVKVYELRTGKLVAKRTIQISGTSCPWSIYTSANSTSEYVTESKSDVRSAFKPLVVR, encoded by the coding sequence ATGAGCAACCCGACGTACGCCGCCGGGCCGGTGGTGCCGAAGCCCACACCGGCCGAGGGCAGGGCATACGACCCGCTGGCCGTCGCCCTCGGCAACGCCTCTCTGCTCGGCGTCGGCTATCTGCTGATGCGGCGGTGGAGACTCGCAGTCGCCGCCGTGGCCGTCATCGTCGTGCTGGTCTCCCGGCTGGTCTCGACCGACGAGGCGTCGTACGAGATCGCCGTGCTCGTGTGGTGGGCGGCCGTCATCATCCACGGGTGGTACCTGGCCGGCAGAGGCGCCGACCGGGTGGCGGTGCGCCGTCAGCGTCTGGTCGCGGTCGGTGTCACGCTGCCGGTGCTGCTGACCGTGGGGCTGCTGCGGTACGACGCCTCCCGGATCGGGCAGAGCGTCACCGACGCCCGCGAACGCGGCGACTGCGCACGGGTATTGAGCGCCCAGGACAAGGCGCGGTTCGGGCACCGCATCGCCGACGCGCCACTCGCCGCCCGCGGCGACGAAGCCGTACAGGCCTGCGAGCGGCTGCAGACAGCCCGGACCGAGCTCACCACCGCGCTGACCGGGGACACCGACGCCCTGGAAGACGGCTTCGGCACCCTGGCCTCGGTGCTCGCGGAGCCCGGCAACGACAAGACGGTCGAGACGACCCTGAACGGATTCCTCCGCGGCCTGCCCGCCAGGGATCCCTGCGACACCGTCACCGTCACCGACTGGCTCCGCGATCGCAAGCACAGCGACGACGTTCTGGACCGGACCTCCGACACGGTCGAACGGACCGAGCCCGCCGCACTCGTCGGATGCGGCGACGACCTCATGGCCGAGGACAGCTGGGAGGAGGCCCGCACGCATTACAACCAGCTGCTCGACCGATACCCCGACGACGGCCTCGCGGACCAGGCCCGCGAGGGCTCCAGGAAGGCCACGCTGAGCATCGAGCTGGCCAACGTCCAAGACCTGCTCGCGGGCGGGTCCGGCTCACAGCCCGAGTACTGCTCCAGCCCGGCGAAGTACAGCGGAGCCAAGCCCATGGGCAAGGGCACCAACCGCGCGCTGTTCTACGCCTACGACGAGTACAACACCGACTTCTCCAAGCAGCTCCCCGGCTCCTGGAAGGCGGGCGACGCCGCTGATGCCGCCTTGGTGGTCTGCATGGGCGAGCAGACCTACGGAAGCTCCGTCGAGACCTGCTCGTACTACAAGAGCGGGTCCTCCGGCGCCTCCGCCTACGTGACCTTCCACAAGATCGCGGTCCCGGTGAAGGTGTACGAGTTGCGCACGGGCAAGCTCGTCGCCAAGCGCACGATCCAGATCAGCGGCACGAGCTGCCCGTGGTCCATCTACACCTCCGCGAACTCGACAAGCGAGTACGTGACGGAATCCAAGTCCGATGTGCGGTCCGCGTTCAAGCCGCTGGTCGTCCGGTGA
- a CDS encoding AAA family ATPase: MSAWCDPAPGRGPGASGGRFRAWPENEALEFYGAEKSPDGLGGLDVLKEWLRLRERAFGDAAREFRLPAPKGIALIGVPGTGRSLTAKMIGGLWRLPLPRLDVGALFGSLVGEPEERVRRALRPAETVSLCALLWIDEVEKALGAGGRDGGTSQRVFGTVLTWMREKTAPVFVVATANDVSALTPGTLRRGRFDEVFFLDLPKTAFHGHTVFLDGRFPCAS; this comes from the coding sequence GTGTCCGCATGGTGCGACCCTGCGCCTGGGAGGGGTCCCGGAGCTTCGGGCGGACGATTCCGTGCATGGCCGGAGAACGAGGCCCTGGAGTTCTACGGCGCCGAGAAGAGCCCCGACGGCCTGGGCGGCCTGGACGTGCTCAAGGAATGGCTTCGGCTGCGCGAGCGCGCCTTCGGCGACGCCGCCCGCGAGTTCCGCCTGCCCGCCCCCAAGGGCATCGCGCTCATCGGTGTCCCCGGCACCGGCAGGAGCCTCACCGCGAAGATGATCGGCGGGCTGTGGCGGCTGCCGCTGCCGCGCCTGGACGTCGGCGCGCTGTTCGGCTCGTTGGTCGGTGAGCCGGAGGAGCGCGTACGGCGGGCGCTGAGGCCGGCGGAGACCGTCTCCCTGTGTGCGCTGTTGTGGATCGACGAGGTGGAGAAGGCACTGGGGGCCGGTGGCCGCGACGGAGGCACCTCGCAGCGCGTGTTCGGTACCGTGCTGACCTGGATGCGGGAGAAGACCGCGCCGGTGTTCGTGGTGGCCACCGCCAACGACGTCAGCGCGCTGACCCCGGGGACGCTGCGCCGCGGCCGGTTCGACGAGGTGTTCTTTCTCGACCTGCCCAAAACGGCTTTTCATGGTCACACCGTGTTTTTGGATGGGCGCTTCCCCTGCGCTTCATGA
- a CDS encoding carbonic anhydrase, with the protein MGNAVRPQRRAILTGGLAAATAAVLTGCSSKAGGSDTAKAASIGAASPTPSANAARRPDSARTAYARLMEGNRRWVSGKLQHPDQDPARRAAVAPEQKPYGVIVSCIDSRVPPELVFDTGIGDLFVIRTGGQVVEPVVVGSVEYGPLTAGSPLIVVLGHQNCGAIKAAYKALKGGENLPGNLQSIVEALRPAYKEVAKVKHADPVDAMIRAHANRTAADLRSNAALAPLVKKGELTVVSTYYSLDTGRVETLTGAPSA; encoded by the coding sequence ATGGGTAACGCTGTGCGGCCACAGCGCAGGGCCATTCTCACAGGAGGACTCGCGGCGGCCACCGCGGCCGTTCTCACCGGCTGTTCGTCCAAGGCGGGAGGCTCCGACACGGCGAAGGCGGCGAGCATCGGCGCGGCGTCGCCCACCCCCTCCGCGAACGCCGCCCGCCGACCCGACTCCGCCCGGACGGCATACGCGAGGCTGATGGAGGGCAACAGGCGTTGGGTGAGCGGGAAGTTGCAACACCCCGACCAGGACCCCGCCCGGCGCGCGGCTGTCGCCCCCGAACAGAAGCCGTACGGCGTGATCGTCTCCTGCATCGACTCCCGTGTACCGCCGGAGCTGGTCTTCGACACCGGCATAGGCGACCTGTTCGTGATACGCACCGGGGGACAGGTCGTGGAGCCGGTGGTCGTCGGCTCCGTCGAGTACGGGCCCCTGACCGCCGGGTCCCCGCTCATAGTCGTGCTCGGGCATCAGAACTGCGGGGCCATCAAGGCGGCGTACAAGGCGCTCAAGGGGGGCGAGAACCTGCCGGGCAACCTGCAGTCGATCGTCGAGGCCCTGCGCCCGGCCTACAAGGAGGTCGCCAAGGTCAAGCACGCCGACCCGGTCGACGCGATGATCCGTGCCCACGCCAACCGGACCGCCGCCGATCTGCGGTCCAACGCCGCCCTCGCCCCCTTGGTGAAGAAGGGCGAGTTGACCGTGGTCAGCACCTACTACTCGCTCGACACCGGCCGCGTGGAGACCCTCACCGGAGCCCCTTCCGCCTGA
- a CDS encoding SDR family NAD(P)-dependent oxidoreductase translates to MLVLGSGTGIGRATARAFLEQGACVAVLGRRAEPLHETVAGFDTKHVQVIEADVTDADALDGAVGVVRLFDRLDVIVDDAGTSEPSGVDTLNDTWERLRSVNLDGVIRLARPTVP, encoded by the coding sequence ATCCTGGTCCTGGGATCCGGCACCGGCATCGGCCGGGCGACCGCGCGCGCGTTCCTCGAACAGGGAGCGTGCGTGGCGGTCCTCGGCCGCCGTGCGGAGCCACTGCACGAGACCGTGGCGGGCTTCGACACCAAGCATGTGCAGGTGATCGAAGCCGACGTGACGGACGCGGACGCGCTCGACGGCGCGGTGGGGGTCGTCCGACTCTTCGACCGCCTGGACGTCATCGTCGACGACGCCGGCACGAGCGAACCCAGCGGCGTCGACACCCTCAACGACACCTGGGAGCGCCTGCGCTCGGTGAACCTCGACGGGGTGATACGTCTCGCCCGCCCTACCGTTCCATGA
- a CDS encoding helix-turn-helix transcriptional regulator, whose product MDDLAGFLRTRRSRVDPAAVGIPTDRRRRVEGLRREEVAHLSGVSVDYYVRLEQGRATQPSEQVLDALARVLGLDETERGHLDRLARQRRRAKAPGGRVRPELLRVLDLVADAPALIMDHRLDVLAGNRLAGLLYGRQMPGLNTARHIFLEEAERGLYADWEKCTLDVVGHLRLGAGKYPEDPRLASLIGELAMGSERFRRLWARADVRARTHGRKAYRHPLVGLLELHQENFALPDESGMELVVLSAAPGSPAEDGLRLLAGLGADSGDAHPPVNAQVHE is encoded by the coding sequence ATGGACGATCTTGCGGGCTTCCTGCGGACCCGGCGTTCCCGGGTCGACCCGGCGGCCGTCGGCATACCCACCGACAGACGCCGCCGGGTCGAAGGGCTGCGCCGTGAAGAGGTCGCGCACCTGTCCGGAGTCAGCGTCGACTACTACGTACGCCTGGAGCAGGGCCGCGCGACCCAGCCCTCCGAGCAGGTCCTCGACGCGCTCGCCCGCGTCCTCGGCCTCGACGAGACCGAACGCGGGCACCTTGACCGGCTCGCCCGGCAGCGCCGCCGCGCGAAGGCGCCGGGCGGGCGGGTCCGGCCGGAGCTGCTGCGCGTCCTGGACCTGGTCGCCGACGCGCCCGCGCTGATCATGGACCACCGCCTGGACGTGCTCGCCGGGAACCGCCTCGCCGGGCTCCTCTACGGGCGGCAGATGCCGGGCCTGAACACCGCCCGGCACATCTTCCTTGAGGAGGCTGAGCGCGGCCTTTACGCGGACTGGGAGAAATGCACCCTCGACGTGGTCGGGCACCTGCGCCTGGGCGCCGGCAAATACCCGGAGGACCCCCGCCTGGCCTCGCTCATCGGCGAGTTGGCGATGGGCAGCGAGCGCTTCCGCCGCCTCTGGGCCCGCGCGGACGTGCGCGCCCGCACACATGGACGCAAGGCATACCGGCACCCGCTGGTCGGACTGCTGGAACTGCACCAAGAGAACTTCGCACTACCGGACGAATCAGGGATGGAGCTGGTGGTGCTGTCCGCGGCCCCCGGCAGCCCCGCCGAGGACGGGCTGCGCCTGCTCGCGGGCCTGGGCGCGGACAGCGGTGACGCGCATCCCCCAGTGAACGCTCAGGTCCACGAGTAA
- a CDS encoding NAD(P)H-dependent oxidoreductase, giving the protein MKTLIVYAHPEPKSLNSSLKDLAVSTLETAGHEVRVSDLYAMNWKAVVDAADYGPNASSPLKVALDSGRAFDAGTLTPDVLAEQEKLLWADTIIFQFPLWWYTMPAILKGWVDRVFTYHFAYGVGEHSDTKYGERFGEGTLAGRKALLSVTAGGPESHYAPRGINGPIDDLLFPIHHGILYYPGIEVLPPFVLYGTDRMTGEDYPDVAKAWVQRLLTLESTEPVAFRRQNFGDYEIPSLHLKEGLEPAGRTGFGLHVRG; this is encoded by the coding sequence ATGAAGACGCTGATCGTCTACGCCCACCCGGAGCCGAAGTCGCTCAACAGCTCGCTGAAGGACCTCGCGGTGTCCACATTGGAGACCGCCGGGCACGAGGTACGGGTGAGCGATCTGTACGCGATGAACTGGAAGGCGGTCGTGGACGCTGCGGACTATGGCCCCAACGCCTCAAGTCCGCTGAAGGTCGCCCTGGACTCGGGCCGGGCCTTCGACGCCGGGACGCTCACCCCGGACGTCCTCGCCGAGCAGGAGAAGCTGCTGTGGGCGGACACGATCATCTTCCAGTTCCCGCTGTGGTGGTACACGATGCCCGCGATCCTCAAAGGCTGGGTGGACCGGGTGTTCACCTACCACTTCGCGTACGGCGTCGGCGAGCACAGCGACACCAAGTACGGCGAGCGCTTCGGCGAAGGCACCCTCGCGGGCAGGAAGGCTCTGCTGTCGGTGACCGCCGGTGGCCCGGAGTCGCATTACGCCCCTCGCGGGATCAATGGCCCCATCGACGATCTGTTGTTCCCGATCCACCACGGCATCCTCTACTACCCGGGCATCGAGGTGCTGCCGCCGTTCGTGCTGTACGGCACCGACCGGATGACCGGCGAGGACTACCCGGACGTCGCCAAGGCATGGGTGCAGCGCCTGCTCACTCTGGAGTCGACCGAGCCGGTCGCGTTCCGGCGGCAGAACTTCGGTGACTACGAGATCCCCTCGCTGCACCTGAAGGAGGGACTGGAGCCCGCGGGCCGCACGGGTTTCGGGCTGCATGTGCGAGGCTGA
- a CDS encoding Rrf2 family transcriptional regulator, with amino-acid sequence MSANSRLTIAAHALAWIGLYQRQGHEVATSEQIATSANTNPVVIRRLLGELRRAGLVESRRGVGAGWSLARELESMTLLDVYEAVEPGPLFAMHRTTPDQGCVVGHGIQPAMQGIYEGIEETLRHELARVTLENVLRDVLAAPR; translated from the coding sequence ATGAGTGCCAACAGCAGGCTGACCATCGCCGCCCACGCGCTGGCCTGGATCGGTCTCTACCAGCGCCAGGGCCATGAGGTCGCCACCTCCGAGCAGATCGCGACCAGCGCGAACACCAACCCCGTGGTGATCAGACGGCTGCTCGGCGAGCTGCGCAGGGCCGGGCTCGTGGAGTCCCGGCGGGGCGTGGGCGCGGGCTGGTCGCTGGCGCGCGAGCTGGAGTCGATGACCCTGCTCGACGTGTACGAGGCAGTGGAACCCGGCCCGCTGTTCGCGATGCACCGCACCACCCCGGACCAGGGATGCGTGGTGGGTCACGGCATCCAGCCGGCGATGCAGGGCATCTACGAGGGCATCGAGGAGACCCTGAGACACGAGCTGGCCCGCGTCACGCTCGAGAACGTACTCCGGGACGTACTCGCGGCACCTCGCTAG
- a CDS encoding SDR family NAD(P)-dependent oxidoreductase produces the protein MSKPLMGKVALVTGGSRGLGAATVRLLAEQGADVAFTYVSSEKQAQAVVDEVHGKGAKAVAFQSDQADTSRAPALIDDVVARFGGLDILVNNAAISVAATVDDPDADTAALDRMHATNYLGVIAVIRAASRVLRTGGRIITVSSGLGSRVGAPGLADYSATKSGIERYTMGVARDLGPRNITANVVEAGLMEGGMQPPDPETLKALVSSLSLQRMGHPDEIAAAIAFLASPAASYVTGAVLDAHGGYNA, from the coding sequence ATGAGCAAGCCACTCATGGGCAAGGTCGCCCTGGTCACCGGGGGGTCGCGCGGACTGGGAGCCGCGACCGTACGGCTGCTGGCCGAGCAGGGCGCCGACGTCGCCTTCACCTACGTCAGCTCCGAGAAGCAGGCGCAGGCCGTCGTCGACGAGGTGCACGGCAAGGGAGCCAAGGCCGTCGCCTTCCAGTCCGACCAGGCGGACACGAGCCGGGCGCCGGCGCTGATCGACGACGTGGTCGCGCGCTTCGGCGGCCTGGACATCCTCGTCAACAACGCGGCGATCTCCGTGGCTGCCACGGTGGACGACCCGGACGCCGACACCGCCGCACTGGACCGGATGCACGCCACCAACTACCTCGGCGTGATCGCCGTCATCCGGGCCGCCTCCCGAGTGCTGCGCACGGGCGGCCGCATCATCACGGTGAGTTCCGGACTGGGCTCCCGGGTCGGCGCCCCCGGCCTTGCCGACTACTCGGCGACCAAGTCAGGGATCGAGAGGTACACCATGGGCGTCGCACGCGACCTCGGGCCCCGGAACATCACGGCCAACGTCGTGGAGGCCGGACTGATGGAGGGCGGCATGCAACCGCCGGACCCCGAGACCCTCAAGGCCCTGGTCAGCTCGCTGTCCCTGCAACGCATGGGTCACCCCGACGAAATCGCCGCGGCGATCGCCTTCCTCGCGAGCCCCGCCGCGTCGTACGTCACGGGCGCGGTGCTGGACGCCCACGGCGGCTACAACGCCTGA